GTCTCACTATCGCATAGAGGAGGAAAGGGGGTTTTCCAGGCTTGGAAGGTAAGGTTTCCAAAGGGTTGTTAATGTAGAGTGACAGCTTTGAAAAAACATCTTATGTCTAACCTTGAACAGTTTCCCTTGTTTCCTAACTTTCGACTTTTACAAAATTTAGTCGATGGTTCGCTTAACCAAAGCCAAAATTTGATTACAGCTATGCGGCGATGGAGATTGATCAATTGGTTCTATGGAGATGGAGAACAAAAACCTCACATAGAATCAGAGTCAAAAGACGGATTAACATTTAATGAGTGGTGTCAAGAATTCTTGAAATTGCAGCCCCCTCATCAATCAAATCATCCTCGAGGTAAGTCACTAGAAAAGACTGAAGATATCTTAAAACCTCATAATTCCCAATGTCCTTGTTATAAAACCACAAAAGATTGGCTAGATTTTTACGGAATTTCTGTTGCTCAATGGCAACAAGATGTGCAAAAGCATAGTGCAATATCTAAACAAGTTTTTCAGCAGATATTAAAAGAACGTATATTTGCTAAAACTCGTAAAACTCTACAAAATGATATTAATTTCCTTAAAGATAGGGAGTGGATTCAATTTGAATACTCTTTATCTAAAAGACAAAATGAAATTTATCAAGTTGAGCAGTTACCTAGTTGGATGGCAGAAGAATCTCCTCAATCAACACAAGAAGAACCTAATTTTCTTGGTGGCTTAAATCCTACTGAATTAGCTGACTTAGCTCAGGCTTTAGATATGCTAACTTTTCTCGACCCTAAATTAGCTCCAATTGCAGACCGAATTTCTCAGGAAGTTTCTGGAACCCGCCGAGTTTTTTTACATGTTGATTATATTGTTCCTGAAGATATTCAATTTGAAGTTGATGACCTTCAAGATAAATTACAAGAAAATTGGCGTTCAGATGAAATTAAGCCAATCTTATTTAATTATCACAGCGCTCGGTTAGGTAAAAGGGAGTGCCTTGTCTATCCTGTCTGTATTTACTATGTTCAACGTGCTAAATATCTTTGTGCTTATGGCATTAATCCTGATGGAAATATGAACTGGTATAACTATCGTCTTGAGCGTATTAAATCAGAAAAAATTTTAGAGTGGTCAGATGCTCGTATTCCTGAGTTTTTATTGGAAAAATATCGCGTCAACAATCTTCCTCTACCCCAAGATGTTCAAGATGATATGAAAAAAGTTTGGGGTTTTGATTTTTATCAGCCCTCTCGTTTGATGTTGCTTCGCTTCAACCGCAATTTTCACGATTCGCACATTAAAGATACCTTTCGCCATGAAACATTCACTCTTGTAAAATCCCATCGGGGAAAGCTTTCGTTAATCCAAAAATATGCTAATAATTCAGAACAAGAAAAGCAACTCATAGAAATTTTGCAGCGTTTTCCAGAGGATGCTTACTATACAGCTATGTATCGCGTGAATGATAACAATGTGATTATGCGTTTGAGAGCTTGGGGTCCAAATGTAGAGATATTGTTACCTGGAGATTTACGCTCGCGCATGGCGAAAGACATTCAAGAAACTTGGAAATTTTACCAAAATTAAATTAATTTCGGGTCGGGTTGAATGAAAGTTAAATCTATTCTCTTCCCCATGATTAGGTTGAATTTTGTTTCCTCAACTTAACCAGCATCATTCTAGTTGAATGATAGTTAAAGCCTATATAAATACATACCGAAAAAATCATGAGTTCAAACGCCTTAAAAAAACCCAAATTAACCTACCGCTTTGAGTTAGCCTTAGTCTATGCAACTCGACTCCATGCTAACCAATTCAGAAAAGGTAGTGATATTCCCTACATTAGTCACCTGTTGAGTGTGGCAGCACTAGTATTAGAAGATGGTGGTAGTGAAGATGAAGCGATCGCAGCTCTACTCCATGATGCAATAGAAGACCAAGGTGGGGCAAAAACTCGTGAAGAAATTCGTCAACAGTTTGGGGAAAAAGTAGTCAGTATTGTTGATGGGTGTACTGAATCAGAAGTTATTCCCAAACCTCCTTGGAAAGAACGTAAACAAGAATATATAGAACGAATGCGTCATGTTTGTCCTGAAGTGCAACGAGTTTCCCAAGCTGATAAATTACACAATGCCCGTTCAATTTTAACGGATTGGTATCTCCAAGGAGAAACTGTTTGGAATAAATTTAAAGGAGGTAAAGAAGGAACACTCTGGTACTATCGCAGTTTGTTAGCAGTGTATACTGAAGCGGGGTCAAGTTTTCTGAGTGAGGAATTAGGGAGAGTTATTGCACAATTGGAGCAAGTTGCTTCGATATGAAGCAACAAACTCCGACAGGCAGATTGTGGAGCAGTATCATCTGGAGAGCTAAAAAGCTAGCAATAAAAGACTTCCCCAT
Above is a genomic segment from Fischerella sp. JS2 containing:
- a CDS encoding TIGR03985 family CRISPR-associated protein; the protein is MSNLEQFPLFPNFRLLQNLVDGSLNQSQNLITAMRRWRLINWFYGDGEQKPHIESESKDGLTFNEWCQEFLKLQPPHQSNHPRGKSLEKTEDILKPHNSQCPCYKTTKDWLDFYGISVAQWQQDVQKHSAISKQVFQQILKERIFAKTRKTLQNDINFLKDREWIQFEYSLSKRQNEIYQVEQLPSWMAEESPQSTQEEPNFLGGLNPTELADLAQALDMLTFLDPKLAPIADRISQEVSGTRRVFLHVDYIVPEDIQFEVDDLQDKLQENWRSDEIKPILFNYHSARLGKRECLVYPVCIYYVQRAKYLCAYGINPDGNMNWYNYRLERIKSEKILEWSDARIPEFLLEKYRVNNLPLPQDVQDDMKKVWGFDFYQPSRLMLLRFNRNFHDSHIKDTFRHETFTLVKSHRGKLSLIQKYANNSEQEKQLIEILQRFPEDAYYTAMYRVNDNNVIMRLRAWGPNVEILLPGDLRSRMAKDIQETWKFYQN
- a CDS encoding HD domain-containing protein codes for the protein MSSNALKKPKLTYRFELALVYATRLHANQFRKGSDIPYISHLLSVAALVLEDGGSEDEAIAALLHDAIEDQGGAKTREEIRQQFGEKVVSIVDGCTESEVIPKPPWKERKQEYIERMRHVCPEVQRVSQADKLHNARSILTDWYLQGETVWNKFKGGKEGTLWYYRSLLAVYTEAGSSFLSEELGRVIAQLEQVASI